From a single Oceaniferula flava genomic region:
- a CDS encoding 23S rRNA (pseudouridine(1915)-N(3))-methyltransferase RlmH, with protein sequence MKHQIIVAGKPALAYAKTGTAEYLKRLKRYGSYDLKHIKDGSSEDVSQRLLEGSEGTLRIVMDERGESLNTAQLTKKINAWEMRGVKRASYLIGASDGHTEELRQQADLVWALSPLTLQHELALVVLLEQLYRIATIQRGEPYHR encoded by the coding sequence ATGAAACACCAGATCATCGTTGCCGGAAAACCTGCGCTCGCTTACGCGAAAACAGGCACCGCTGAGTATCTCAAACGACTCAAACGTTACGGCAGCTATGATCTGAAACATATCAAAGACGGCAGTAGCGAGGATGTCTCGCAACGCTTGTTAGAAGGCAGTGAAGGCACGCTGCGTATCGTCATGGACGAGCGCGGCGAGAGCCTGAACACGGCGCAGCTGACCAAGAAGATCAACGCCTGGGAAATGCGTGGTGTGAAACGCGCCAGCTACCTGATTGGTGCCTCCGATGGCCACACCGAAGAACTGCGCCAGCAAGCCGACCTCGTCTGGGCCCTCTCCCCGCTGACCTTACAGCATGAGTTGGCCCTCGTTGTTTTGCTCGAGCAGCTCTACCGCATCGCCACCATCCAGCGCGGGGAACCTTACCACCGCTAA
- a CDS encoding M20 family metallopeptidase yields MPSDVVSLLQTLIRIPSVNPDCSPDGDGEAATANYVQAYLENVGFDVRQEVVQPNRPNLIARCPGSNERPRILLGPHLDTVSVAGMDMDTFGQITDDGRVLGRGASDTKGPMAAMLQALSNCRGLLEQLPVAVDFIGFMGEEASQHGSQHFAKHHAQEYEFALAGEPTSLDIVHVTKGSLWATLNASGKAAHASQPELGENAILKLAHALGVLDKKLVAQLAEYTHPILGHTTLNVGVFHGGKQPNIVPDFASAQIDIRMTPSLTEDCGALALVEKVIAEESLPISVSQPHENPPMEVPVDHPWILKMQAANPDSQAVGAPWFSDAAHLNAAGLPSICVGPGSIDQAHTRDEFIQISDLEAGVEYFERLIRSLA; encoded by the coding sequence ATGCCTAGCGACGTTGTATCTCTACTTCAGACCCTGATCCGTATCCCCAGCGTCAATCCGGACTGCTCACCGGATGGTGATGGAGAAGCGGCGACGGCGAACTATGTGCAAGCCTACCTGGAAAATGTCGGTTTCGATGTGCGTCAGGAAGTGGTGCAACCCAATCGCCCCAACCTGATCGCCAGATGCCCAGGCTCGAATGAGCGGCCACGCATCTTACTTGGGCCCCATCTGGATACTGTAAGCGTCGCCGGCATGGACATGGACACCTTTGGCCAGATCACCGACGATGGTCGAGTCCTTGGCCGGGGTGCATCTGATACCAAAGGCCCGATGGCTGCGATGCTGCAAGCATTGAGCAACTGTCGGGGCCTACTCGAACAACTCCCGGTCGCCGTGGACTTCATCGGTTTCATGGGCGAAGAGGCGTCTCAGCACGGCTCTCAACATTTTGCCAAACATCACGCACAGGAATACGAATTTGCCCTCGCCGGAGAACCCACCTCGTTAGATATCGTGCACGTCACCAAGGGATCTCTCTGGGCAACGCTCAACGCCAGCGGCAAGGCGGCCCACGCGTCCCAACCGGAACTCGGGGAAAATGCGATTCTCAAGCTCGCCCATGCACTCGGTGTGTTAGACAAAAAGCTCGTCGCCCAGCTTGCAGAATACACCCACCCGATCCTCGGCCACACCACGCTCAACGTCGGAGTTTTTCACGGAGGCAAGCAACCCAATATCGTGCCAGATTTTGCCTCGGCACAAATTGATATCCGCATGACTCCCTCACTCACCGAGGACTGCGGTGCACTGGCACTTGTGGAAAAAGTGATCGCTGAAGAATCTCTACCCATCAGTGTGAGCCAGCCCCATGAAAACCCACCGATGGAAGTGCCTGTTGACCATCCATGGATCCTGAAAATGCAAGCTGCCAACCCTGACTCCCAGGCTGTGGGGGCACCTTGGTTCTCCGATGCCGCGCATCTGAATGCAGCCGGGCTTCCTTCCATATGTGTCGGCCCCGGATCCATCGACCAAGCTCACACACGTGACGAATTTATTCAAATTTCCGATCTAGAAGCCGGAGTGGAATACTTCGAGCGCTTGATCCGCTCGTTGGCATGA
- the hpt gene encoding hypoxanthine phosphoribosyltransferase, translating into MHEDIEKVLIDEAVIQKRLDVLAEKILEDFQGKPLVVVALLKGALLFMADLLRRIPVPMEIECISVASYHGGTETSGKVEFLDRTLPDVDGRNVLLLDDILDTGGTLHAVIDKLNEHGAKEIKTCVLLTKDIPRERIREADYTGFVIGDEFVVGYGLDYQGRYRNLPYVGILKDSAI; encoded by the coding sequence ATGCATGAAGATATTGAAAAGGTGCTCATCGATGAGGCGGTGATCCAAAAACGTTTGGATGTGCTTGCGGAGAAAATTCTGGAAGACTTCCAAGGGAAACCGCTGGTTGTGGTGGCTTTGCTCAAGGGAGCCTTGTTGTTCATGGCCGATCTGCTGCGCCGGATCCCGGTGCCGATGGAAATCGAATGCATCAGTGTGGCCAGCTACCACGGCGGCACCGAAACCAGCGGTAAGGTGGAGTTTCTCGATCGAACTTTGCCCGATGTGGACGGGCGCAATGTGCTGCTGCTCGATGATATTCTCGATACCGGTGGCACCCTCCACGCGGTGATCGACAAGTTGAATGAACACGGGGCCAAGGAGATCAAGACCTGCGTCCTGCTGACCAAAGACATCCCTCGCGAACGCATCCGCGAAGCCGATTACACCGGCTTTGTCATCGGCGACGAGTTTGTCGTCGGTTATGGCTTGGACTATCAGGGAAGATATCGTAATTTGCCCTATGTGGGAATTCTCAAGGATTCCGCAATCTAA
- the xseA gene encoding exodeoxyribonuclease VII large subunit produces the protein MDCRIESSTDDAAVLDNKKSLTVTRLVRRMRNLLEIEIGEIWVEGEISNLRRQASGHCYFTLKDEGAQISCVLFRGTASRAKSRPEDGMQARLFGEISVYEARGQVQLVVKQLEDAGMGDLQARFEALKRKLNAEGLFDTTRKKALPKFPQTIGLVTSPTGAALQDMLNILTRRAPWVQPVLYPVTVQGKGGERTIAAAIEQLGDPEQHGLPRVDVIIVGRGGGSLEDLWNFNEEVVARAIHACPIPVVSAVGHEIDFTISDFAADMRAPTPSAAAELVVPDAVELKARVRQSASAVQRAMENRLKHDSSILNSARRALMPRDAERALRDPILELDRIRQELRDAAQGALDDKKSKLREMEVHHAAHHPARVLERRGEKLDQARIIWEKAGKAALQSATERFQNLASLIRTLGPEATFARGFSITLDQDGKPVKDAGAVQAGDVLVTQVSHGKIQSEVTSLQE, from the coding sequence ATGGATTGCAGAATTGAGTCATCCACGGATGATGCGGCTGTGTTGGACAACAAGAAATCACTGACCGTCACCCGTCTGGTGAGGAGGATGCGGAACCTGTTGGAAATCGAGATCGGCGAGATCTGGGTGGAGGGGGAAATCAGCAATCTCCGGAGGCAGGCCAGCGGTCATTGTTACTTCACGTTGAAAGACGAAGGGGCTCAAATTTCCTGCGTCTTATTCCGTGGGACCGCCAGCCGGGCAAAGTCCCGACCCGAAGACGGCATGCAGGCTCGCTTATTTGGTGAGATCTCTGTGTATGAGGCTCGCGGTCAGGTGCAGCTGGTGGTCAAGCAACTGGAGGATGCTGGCATGGGCGATCTGCAGGCCCGTTTCGAGGCACTGAAACGCAAGCTGAATGCCGAGGGACTCTTCGATACCACCCGGAAGAAAGCGCTGCCGAAATTTCCCCAAACCATTGGTCTGGTCACGTCGCCCACGGGGGCTGCGCTGCAGGACATGCTGAATATTTTAACCCGCCGTGCACCCTGGGTGCAGCCGGTCCTTTACCCGGTGACTGTGCAAGGCAAGGGGGGCGAGCGGACCATCGCCGCCGCCATCGAGCAGCTCGGTGATCCCGAACAACACGGCTTGCCGCGCGTGGATGTGATCATCGTCGGCCGCGGTGGGGGATCGCTCGAAGATTTATGGAACTTCAACGAGGAGGTGGTTGCACGCGCCATTCATGCCTGCCCCATCCCGGTGGTTTCCGCCGTGGGGCACGAGATCGATTTTACCATCTCCGATTTTGCCGCCGATATGCGGGCTCCGACGCCGAGCGCGGCTGCCGAGCTGGTGGTGCCGGATGCTGTGGAGCTGAAAGCGCGCGTTCGCCAATCGGCCAGTGCGGTGCAGCGGGCGATGGAAAACCGCCTGAAACATGATAGCTCCATCCTCAACTCGGCGCGTCGTGCACTGATGCCGCGCGATGCGGAACGGGCGCTGCGCGACCCCATTTTAGAGCTCGATCGGATTCGGCAAGAGCTGCGTGATGCAGCTCAAGGAGCGTTGGATGATAAAAAGTCCAAGCTTAGAGAAATGGAAGTGCATCATGCGGCGCACCATCCGGCTCGGGTCTTGGAACGGCGCGGTGAGAAGCTTGATCAGGCTCGGATTATTTGGGAAAAAGCCGGAAAGGCTGCACTTCAATCCGCCACTGAACGCTTTCAGAACTTAGCTTCCCTGATTCGGACTCTTGGTCCCGAAGCTACCTTCGCGCGGGGGTTTTCCATCACTCTCGACCAAGATGGGAAACCAGTGAAGGACGCTGGCGCGGTGCAAGCTGGTGATGTTCTGGTCACCCAAGTTAGCCATGGGAAAATCCAGAGCGAGGTAACCAGCCTACAAGAGTAA
- a CDS encoding mercuric reductase, whose amino-acid sequence MNNSPLFEPDTAPNRDLKSNVAPDDWTNPKPEAVYNLVIIGAGPCGLIAAAGAAGLGAKVALIERHAMGGDCLNVGCVPSKGLIRAARAAAHVRQSAKFGILAAEPEIDFTAAIHRMRQLRANISDVDSVQRYQEELGVDVFLGDAAFSSANTVKVGGQELTFKKALIATGARAARIPIPGLWEAGAFTNETIFSITELPKRLAVIGAGPIGVELAQAFARFGSEVTLIQHGEHILSKEDPDAAEIVHQSLVHDGVTIHCRTELERVSKDGAEPTLQLKHSDGNSSALKVDAILVAAGRQPNIESLQLEAAGVSSRQHGVEVDDRLRTSNPNIYAAGDVAMRHQFTHTADAAARIVIQNALFLGRKKLSDLVIPWCTYSEPEIAHVGMYQHEAEEKGLETDVYRQDFNHVDRAILDGETDGFVKVITRKGSAEILGATIVANHAGELISEITLAMTHGLGLDKIASTIHSYPTQAEAIKKVADSYSRTKLTPMVSKLFKKWLAWSRR is encoded by the coding sequence ATGAACAACAGCCCCCTTTTTGAACCCGACACCGCACCCAACCGGGACCTCAAATCCAATGTCGCACCTGACGACTGGACCAATCCTAAACCTGAAGCAGTCTACAACCTGGTCATCATCGGCGCGGGCCCCTGCGGGCTCATTGCTGCAGCCGGTGCTGCGGGCTTGGGTGCCAAAGTCGCCTTGATCGAGCGCCATGCCATGGGGGGCGACTGCTTAAATGTCGGCTGTGTGCCATCAAAAGGACTCATCCGCGCCGCCCGAGCTGCCGCTCATGTCAGGCAATCTGCCAAGTTCGGCATTCTCGCGGCTGAGCCTGAAATCGATTTCACCGCGGCTATTCACCGGATGCGCCAGCTACGGGCTAACATCAGTGATGTCGATAGCGTCCAGCGCTACCAAGAGGAACTCGGAGTGGATGTCTTTCTCGGAGATGCCGCATTTTCCTCAGCAAATACTGTCAAGGTAGGCGGGCAAGAGCTCACTTTTAAAAAAGCCCTGATTGCCACCGGGGCACGCGCTGCTCGCATCCCCATTCCCGGACTGTGGGAAGCCGGAGCGTTCACCAACGAAACTATTTTCTCCATCACCGAACTGCCCAAACGGCTGGCCGTGATCGGCGCCGGACCAATCGGAGTCGAGCTCGCCCAAGCCTTCGCCCGCTTCGGCTCCGAGGTCACCCTGATCCAACATGGCGAACACATTTTGAGCAAGGAGGACCCGGACGCTGCAGAGATCGTGCACCAGTCGCTGGTCCACGACGGCGTGACGATTCACTGTCGCACCGAACTGGAACGCGTCAGCAAAGACGGTGCTGAGCCGACCTTGCAGCTGAAACATTCCGACGGTAATTCGTCCGCGCTGAAAGTGGATGCCATCCTCGTCGCCGCGGGCCGACAGCCGAACATTGAAAGCCTGCAACTCGAAGCCGCCGGAGTTTCCTCCCGCCAACATGGGGTTGAGGTGGACGATCGCTTACGGACCAGCAACCCCAACATCTACGCGGCTGGAGATGTCGCCATGCGCCACCAGTTCACCCACACCGCCGACGCTGCCGCACGAATTGTCATTCAGAATGCCTTATTCCTCGGGCGTAAAAAGCTCAGCGACCTGGTGATTCCCTGGTGCACGTATAGCGAACCGGAAATCGCCCACGTCGGCATGTATCAACACGAAGCCGAGGAGAAAGGATTGGAAACCGACGTCTACCGGCAGGATTTCAACCACGTCGACCGAGCCATCCTCGATGGAGAAACGGATGGGTTTGTCAAAGTCATCACGCGCAAAGGCTCGGCAGAGATTCTCGGTGCCACGATCGTCGCCAATCATGCCGGCGAGCTGATTTCTGAGATCACCTTGGCAATGACCCACGGTCTGGGCTTGGATAAGATTGCTTCCACGATTCACTCCTACCCGACGCAAGCAGAGGCGATCAAAAAAGTCGCCGACAGCTACTCTCGAACCAAGCTCACCCCGATGGTGAGCAAGCTATTCAAAAAATGGCTGGCATGGTCTCGACGGTAA
- a CDS encoding DUF4349 domain-containing protein: MQLPVYLSLLATLALFTSCSNSLLPHAPAPAMTSAYSQESAARSRVLIHTGSISLEVADVEQSTAQVKSLVKKQQGYIEHTRSQGKEAGSSRLTVRVPQTHLTSTMEGLATVGKITSRQISVEDVTDEWIDLQAKIKNLRSLRDRLRRLLDRTNNVKEVLAVEKELNRVQSELDSLEGRMKAMQRNVSYSKITINLRQKSIPGPLGAITKGTWWGVKKLFVIRD, translated from the coding sequence ATGCAATTACCTGTCTATCTTTCCCTGCTCGCCACGCTCGCACTTTTTACATCCTGCAGCAATTCGCTGCTTCCTCATGCACCGGCTCCTGCGATGACTTCTGCCTACAGCCAAGAGTCGGCCGCAAGATCCCGAGTCTTGATTCACACTGGCTCCATCTCACTAGAAGTCGCTGATGTTGAACAATCCACCGCTCAGGTCAAAAGCCTGGTGAAAAAGCAGCAGGGATACATCGAACACACCCGAAGCCAAGGCAAGGAGGCTGGCTCGTCAAGACTTACAGTGAGAGTGCCACAAACTCACTTAACCTCAACCATGGAGGGACTGGCTACCGTTGGAAAAATCACCTCCCGTCAGATCTCGGTGGAGGATGTGACGGACGAGTGGATCGATCTGCAGGCAAAAATCAAGAACCTGCGCTCTCTGCGAGATCGCTTACGCCGGCTGCTCGATCGAACCAATAACGTCAAGGAGGTGCTCGCGGTGGAGAAAGAGCTCAATAGGGTGCAGAGTGAGCTCGACTCTCTGGAGGGGCGCATGAAAGCGATGCAGCGCAATGTCAGCTACAGCAAGATCACCATCAATCTGCGCCAGAAAAGCATCCCCGGTCCCCTTGGCGCAATCACCAAAGGAACTTGGTGGGGAGTGAAAAAACTGTTCGTCATTCGCGACTAA
- a CDS encoding LOG family protein — translation MKCSSVREIDTLTSLKRLQGQLNCAVIQGLDLTQAELDWETLECDGAVFMGCHFPDGVDEQSLRRRGAMILPKFANLPYHPYRHELYSREELMCGWTPGHDDSVDKKIYDHFHSKGRHNPDVLEAMAQRLHDHAIDDALRDLLEGRVERDGRKKVVAVMGGHGTPRTDPYYRKVAHITRQLTRAGYFIASGGGPGMMEAANLGAWMANADDHDLETALQILGRSPVYTDAGYMECAQEVIDLHPVGSSSLAVPTWFYGHEPTNFFSRYVAKYFSNSIREDGLLAIATYGVIYAPGSAGTTQEIFMDATQNHYGTFDWISPMIFLGKKRYLEETMLFDCISQLAEGKQYGEMLLCTDDVEDVCSAIENYQPTHYQQP, via the coding sequence ATGAAATGTTCATCCGTCCGTGAAATCGACACTCTAACCTCGCTGAAACGCCTTCAAGGTCAGCTGAACTGCGCCGTGATCCAAGGGCTAGACCTTACTCAGGCCGAGCTCGACTGGGAGACTCTCGAGTGCGATGGAGCGGTGTTCATGGGCTGTCATTTTCCCGATGGGGTCGATGAGCAAAGCTTGCGCCGGCGGGGCGCGATGATTTTACCCAAATTTGCCAACCTGCCCTATCACCCGTATCGCCACGAACTTTATTCGCGCGAGGAACTGATGTGTGGCTGGACGCCCGGTCATGACGACAGTGTGGATAAGAAAATTTACGATCACTTCCACTCCAAAGGACGTCACAATCCGGATGTGTTAGAGGCAATGGCGCAGCGGCTGCACGATCATGCCATCGACGATGCTTTGCGCGATTTGTTAGAAGGTCGGGTCGAACGTGATGGTCGCAAGAAAGTCGTGGCCGTCATGGGCGGGCATGGAACACCTCGCACCGACCCCTATTATCGCAAAGTGGCTCACATTACTCGGCAGCTGACACGAGCGGGGTATTTCATCGCCTCCGGCGGTGGCCCGGGGATGATGGAGGCCGCGAATTTGGGTGCCTGGATGGCCAACGCGGATGATCACGATCTCGAGACGGCCTTGCAAATTTTGGGTCGCAGTCCGGTGTATACGGATGCCGGTTATATGGAATGTGCCCAGGAGGTGATCGATCTTCACCCGGTGGGCAGCTCGAGCCTGGCGGTGCCCACCTGGTTCTACGGTCACGAACCCACCAACTTCTTCTCCCGCTACGTTGCCAAGTATTTTTCCAACAGCATTCGCGAAGACGGCCTCCTAGCCATTGCCACCTACGGAGTGATTTACGCTCCCGGAAGTGCTGGAACCACACAGGAGATCTTCATGGACGCCACCCAGAACCATTACGGAACCTTCGACTGGATTAGCCCGATGATCTTCCTCGGAAAAAAACGCTACCTTGAGGAAACCATGCTCTTCGACTGCATCAGCCAGTTAGCCGAAGGGAAGCAATACGGTGAGATGCTGCTGTGCACCGATGACGTTGAGGATGTGTGCTCGGCCATTGAAAACTATCAACCGACCCATTACCAACAACCATGA
- a CDS encoding TVP38/TMEM64 family protein, whose product MLPHPHIIAATGISSWLQRVLDYISGLDPLLAPLVFISFYILATVLFIPGSLITLAAGFLFGVGWGTLYVSLASVAGASAAFLIGRYVARDWVMKKIEHRPKFRAIDEAVGEEGSKIVFLLRLSPVFPFTLLNYALGLTQISFGRYVLASWIGMLPGTLLYVYLGSLFKSLAELAGGEREKTNTEWVFYGLGLLATLIVTIYITKIARKAINNRV is encoded by the coding sequence ATGCTCCCCCACCCCCACATCATCGCCGCCACAGGTATCTCCTCCTGGTTACAGCGGGTGCTCGACTACATCTCGGGACTCGATCCCTTGCTCGCCCCCTTGGTGTTCATCAGTTTTTACATTCTGGCCACAGTCTTATTCATCCCGGGCTCACTAATCACCCTGGCCGCCGGTTTCTTGTTCGGTGTGGGATGGGGCACGCTTTATGTTTCACTGGCGTCCGTCGCAGGGGCCTCGGCAGCCTTTCTGATTGGCCGCTATGTCGCGCGCGATTGGGTGATGAAAAAAATCGAACACCGCCCCAAATTCCGCGCTATCGATGAGGCCGTCGGCGAGGAAGGTAGCAAGATAGTTTTCCTCCTGCGTTTATCGCCTGTGTTCCCCTTCACCCTGCTCAACTATGCCCTGGGGCTGACTCAAATTTCCTTCGGTCGTTATGTGTTGGCCTCATGGATCGGCATGCTCCCGGGCACCCTGCTCTACGTCTACCTCGGCTCTTTGTTCAAGAGCCTGGCCGAGCTGGCGGGTGGAGAACGGGAGAAAACGAACACCGAGTGGGTGTTCTACGGTTTGGGGCTACTCGCCACCTTGATCGTCACGATTTACATCACCAAGATTGCACGCAAAGCGATCAACAACCGCGTCTAA
- a CDS encoding Rab family GTPase has translation MIKVAILGQVGAGKSKILSAVATAHGQADVRTTSLSGAEVLRTEFSWPDLLPDDSSLRVRVFALTGQPMHQAAEQCLLADVDAIIYVVNCAPDTISASRECLLAMTQNAAKVGLDWANTVMVMQYNRADLYPGFKPSDLDRWLGITQNNVPRHITGEQGENQGVAVNDAIAKVVAKLGQAVAEV, from the coding sequence GTGATTAAAGTCGCTATTCTCGGTCAGGTAGGAGCTGGAAAATCGAAGATTCTCAGCGCGGTGGCCACTGCTCATGGGCAGGCCGATGTCAGGACGACCTCGCTTTCGGGTGCCGAAGTGCTGCGCACAGAGTTTTCGTGGCCAGACCTTTTACCTGATGACAGCTCGCTGCGGGTCCGCGTTTTTGCGCTGACAGGTCAGCCAATGCACCAAGCTGCAGAACAATGCCTGCTGGCCGATGTGGATGCGATTATCTACGTGGTCAACTGTGCTCCCGATACTATTTCAGCGAGCCGTGAATGCTTGCTGGCCATGACTCAAAATGCCGCCAAAGTGGGGCTCGATTGGGCGAACACCGTCATGGTGATGCAATACAATCGCGCCGACCTTTATCCCGGCTTCAAACCTTCCGACCTCGATCGCTGGTTGGGCATTACTCAGAACAATGTGCCACGGCATATTACTGGCGAGCAGGGCGAGAACCAAGGGGTGGCCGTGAATGACGCCATTGCTAAAGTGGTGGCAAAGCTGGGACAAGCGGTGGCCGAGGTGTAA
- a CDS encoding MBL fold metallo-hydrolase, whose translation MMRAPSPGFSRRHFLSLSAMAAGACCAAPAQSLAATSPKNPWIYHFKIGELEAWSISDGFMKIGQGLKLMYPEDERDAMATALKQHSEPLDHLPLYVNVLVIRKGKEIALFDAGFGAPASERRGWLAAGLKEIGIHPDQVTATFLSHAHSDHIAGFVTDGKPTFKNAALNVTPEEYHFWRSKNPDFSKTKRNPKAIPGMVRQAQKRLEILTPIKQLTPVGASLFDGAVTVENGFGHTAGHAIYRIRSGDDELLHMVDLAHHHLLMFQKPTWKIGWDNNLELAAQTRKRVFTQAAAAKTRVFGFHVPFPGLGRINPLGDGFRWVPERLVW comes from the coding sequence ATGATGCGCGCCCCTTCTCCCGGTTTTTCCAGACGCCACTTTCTCTCACTCTCCGCCATGGCTGCGGGGGCATGCTGCGCGGCTCCGGCTCAGAGCCTGGCTGCCACATCGCCGAAGAATCCATGGATCTATCACTTTAAGATCGGCGAGCTTGAAGCGTGGTCAATTAGCGATGGCTTCATGAAAATCGGTCAGGGGTTGAAGCTGATGTATCCTGAGGACGAGCGGGACGCGATGGCGACTGCGCTGAAACAGCACTCGGAGCCGCTCGATCACCTACCGCTTTACGTCAACGTTCTGGTCATCCGCAAAGGCAAGGAGATCGCACTTTTCGATGCTGGCTTTGGCGCGCCGGCGAGTGAGCGTAGAGGTTGGCTGGCGGCGGGCTTGAAAGAAATTGGCATTCATCCGGATCAGGTGACCGCCACCTTTCTCAGCCACGCCCACTCGGATCATATCGCGGGCTTTGTCACCGACGGGAAACCGACATTCAAGAACGCGGCACTCAATGTCACCCCGGAAGAATACCATTTCTGGCGCTCGAAAAATCCTGATTTTTCCAAAACCAAGCGCAACCCCAAGGCGATTCCCGGCATGGTGAGGCAGGCGCAGAAGCGCTTGGAAATTCTCACCCCGATCAAGCAGCTTACTCCCGTGGGGGCCTCACTGTTCGATGGTGCGGTGACAGTGGAAAATGGTTTCGGTCACACCGCAGGACACGCGATTTACCGCATCAGATCCGGGGACGATGAACTGCTGCACATGGTGGATCTCGCGCACCACCACTTGCTGATGTTTCAGAAGCCCACATGGAAAATTGGCTGGGACAACAACCTTGAGCTCGCGGCGCAGACGCGGAAGCGTGTATTCACCCAGGCCGCCGCAGCGAAAACCCGCGTGTTTGGCTTCCACGTGCCATTCCCCGGTCTCGGCCGGATCAACCCACTGGGCGACGGCTTTCGCTGGGTGCCGGAACGGCTGGTCTGGTGA
- a CDS encoding glycine--tRNA ligase, which translates to MANKDQTDTERMEKIVSLCKSKGFIFQSGELYGGLNGCWDYGPLGTELKRNVKEFWWRKNVLEREDIVGMDGSILTHQAVLTASGHVGGFSDPMVDCKVCNKRYRADQLDEIPTCEKKAQLPKGEDKSCELTEPKEFNLMFQTKMGASADENDPNAIAYLRPETAQSIFVQYKNVLDSTRLKLPFGIAQIGKAFRNEINPRNFTFRSREFEQMEVEYFCRPEDGLRLTDEWLEKRLEFYSEIGVPREKLHVLDIPDEDRAHYSEKTYDIEYDFPFGQQELEGVAYRGAYDIGKHQEHSGKNLEYFDAETKERFIPHVVEPSAGCDRTILAVICEAYDVEDLTKEGGKKDERTVMRFQPCVAPIKAAILPLLKNKPELVAKAKEVKALLQPHMNIFYDETAAIGRRYRRQDEVGTPFCIAIDFETLGEEGPNGEDFTDTVTVRHRDSMEQERVAISELLPWLLARIV; encoded by the coding sequence ATGGCTAACAAAGACCAGACCGACACCGAACGCATGGAAAAAATCGTCTCCCTCTGCAAAAGCAAGGGCTTCATTTTCCAATCAGGAGAACTCTACGGAGGGCTCAACGGCTGCTGGGATTACGGTCCGTTAGGCACTGAACTGAAGCGCAATGTGAAAGAGTTCTGGTGGCGCAAGAACGTGCTCGAGCGCGAGGACATCGTCGGTATGGACGGTTCCATTCTCACCCACCAAGCCGTGCTCACAGCCTCCGGCCACGTCGGCGGATTCTCGGACCCTATGGTCGATTGCAAAGTCTGCAACAAACGCTACCGCGCCGACCAACTCGACGAGATTCCCACTTGTGAGAAAAAAGCTCAGCTTCCCAAGGGCGAGGACAAGAGCTGCGAGCTGACCGAGCCGAAGGAGTTCAACCTGATGTTCCAAACCAAGATGGGTGCGTCTGCGGACGAGAACGATCCCAATGCCATCGCCTACCTCCGCCCGGAGACAGCGCAGTCGATTTTCGTGCAATACAAAAACGTCTTGGACTCCACCCGTCTGAAGCTGCCCTTCGGCATCGCCCAGATTGGTAAAGCCTTCCGCAACGAGATCAACCCACGCAACTTCACCTTCCGTTCACGTGAGTTCGAACAAATGGAGGTCGAGTATTTCTGTCGCCCCGAAGACGGCCTCCGCCTCACCGACGAGTGGCTGGAGAAACGCCTCGAGTTCTACTCCGAGATCGGCGTGCCACGCGAGAAGCTGCACGTGCTCGACATCCCCGATGAAGACCGTGCGCATTACTCGGAGAAGACATACGACATCGAATACGACTTCCCCTTCGGCCAGCAAGAGCTCGAAGGTGTCGCCTACCGCGGTGCTTACGACATCGGCAAGCACCAGGAACACTCTGGCAAAAACCTCGAATACTTCGACGCCGAAACCAAGGAGCGCTTCATCCCCCACGTGGTGGAACCGTCCGCCGGTTGCGACCGCACCATCCTCGCGGTCATCTGCGAAGCCTACGATGTGGAGGACCTCACCAAGGAAGGTGGCAAGAAGGACGAGCGCACCGTGATGCGTTTCCAACCCTGCGTTGCTCCGATCAAGGCCGCCATTCTGCCGCTGCTGAAAAACAAACCTGAACTCGTGGCGAAGGCCAAGGAGGTGAAGGCACTGCTTCAGCCGCACATGAACATCTTCTACGATGAAACCGCTGCCATCGGCCGCCGTTACCGTCGTCAAGATGAGGTTGGCACGCCATTCTGCATCGCCATCGATTTCGAAACGCTCGGCGAAGAAGGACCCAACGGTGAGGACTTCACCGATACCGTCACCGTGCGCCACCGCGATAGCATGGAGCAGGAACGGGTCGCCATCAGCGAGCTGCTTCCATGGCTGTTAGCTCGCATCGTTTAA